The Myxocyprinus asiaticus isolate MX2 ecotype Aquarium Trade chromosome 6, UBuf_Myxa_2, whole genome shotgun sequence region aatgaaaaaatattaaaaaaaactattggcaactatcggcatagaatttttctgggtagctcagcaagtaaagacgctgactaccacacctggagtcgcaagttcaaatccagggcatgctgagtgagtctagccaggcttcctaagcaaccaattggcccggttgctagagtgggtaatgtcatgttgggttaacctcctcatggtcgctataatgtggttctcgctattGGTGGGCACGTGGTGaggtgcatggatgctgcggagaatagcgtgggcctccacatgcgctaggtctcagcggtaacgtgctcaacaagccacgttataagatgcgctgattgacagtctcagacacggagacaactgagattcgtcctccgccacctggattgatgtGGATCGAGTCACtataccaccacgaggacctagagcacattgggaattggggatgccaaattggggagaaaaggggagaaaaaataataataataaagaaataaatattcaCACAAgtacataacatgattttaatttgtgcactgaatgtttaagTATTACATtcatacatcagatggtatctgttttttttggtatcagagcatttttacagGCACGAGTACAAGTAATTAGCGTTGTATCTGACCCGATATTCATCTTTATTTTCTCCTGTACGACTGTCCAAGGTTCCCTCTGAGACACTCCAGGGGTGGAAGATTACATTAGTTTGTTTTTTGCATCCAGTTTGACACATCGAGTTGAGACCTCAGGGTTCGTGCTTAAGCCGTTCTAGGGAATTGTGGCATCTGAGTCAGCCAGTATGTAGAAGGTACAAGCACTGAGTACAGAAACAGTTGATCATCTCTAATTTGATTGAGTGGAAGTTCATCCTTCCTTCAAGTTCAGCAACTTTTTGTGAGCCTTTGACAGTCAGGGCAGCTGGACGgggaaatcctttttttttttttttttttttttggcactaaCTTTGACTCACTGATCCTCTGTTTGCAAtgtttactcaaaaaaaaaaaaaaaaaagagtagttgTGCAAGATGTTGTATTAGCAAAAATACCTCAAATGTcacgagtaaaaaaaaaaaaaaagtgtgggaaAACTTagaaacaaattagaaaagagAAAACAGGCAGAGGAGAGAGAACTGGCTGCTCTTTCCTTCAAGTTGAGTTACATGAGTTGATGCATGGGCTCCTACCAATAGACCTGATAGACCAATaggccttattcacagtagtgcgaTATTTGATTTTCGACAGGAATGGAAACAAAGCAAAAGGAAGGAAACATAGAAAATGCACCTTTCCAAGAAGTTTAAGTAGACAAAATAACTCCAGGAAACAcgagttgtgaaaattagatgcgATCTAGacgctttatacagtgcatgccattgagtGAGCAGACTGTAAGTCTATTCTTCACAGTCTCGTTTTCATTCCCGCCTAAAACTAAACGTGGTGtctctgtgaataaggtctatttaaGCTTGAAGGTGTATTATGAAGTCAATATGATGTcaaatatatttgacaaaaaaaaaaaagattgcaaaGACAAAGCtatatttaattgcaaaaaaaacatgttgtaaaCGAAACCCTAAAATTGAGATCCTTTTTGTCTCTTTTCTGTCTTTTGCTACACTTCTCTTTCTTAGAGTTTTACTTCACAATAGCTGTTTTTATCAGCAATTTAGAATTAAAAAGGGAATGAGCTTGTTGGAGCTCTGTCCTCCCATGGTGTGCATTGGAACTGACCCTCCGCTAAGCCCCGCTGCTCTGCGCTGtgctcagggttggggagtaacggaatacatgtaacaggattatgtatttaaaatacaaaatattagtaactgtattccactacagttacaatttaaatcactggtaattaaaatacagttacattcaaaaagtattttgattactgaagagattactttgcagtttattgtcatttgtttcatttaatatttagtcctttcagatggaaaacatttatacatataaatgatgtggtccaaagtgcatttgaacagcggtgaaacactttcttatgatgtgttacattcatacgagcagacagagaagtaagtttgaagcagaagaaatagaaataaacttttgtgtaaattgtcagctttacgctaagctaaaatgctatttctagccattttacatgcacatgttaccaggcacaatcatattttttatcaagaaaattcacatttgatcatttctgtttttctagtaagaccttttgatatttgggcaaaaatcatattcttgataatttttgtattgttttcctataaaaatatctaaaaatccttcagacaagatcaatttgatttatcttgttttagaagcaacactgcataagatatttaggtttttcagagaatgtatttttaacgtgtattttgtcttactgtactggcagagtttttatagtcaaaacaagtgaaaaaatctaccagtgctgaagaagtaatccaaagtatttacaatacgttactgacctaatggttgactcaagatggtgccgagtatggctgctgcgttgtgagctccgacacaacatagtagtgttttgtttttgttcacaattcttatgtttttttgtcttggatgttgtctgccttattgtctacgacagacaaacacttttgaacattggttcagcaatttcacaccataaaccggactttctcaatgccgacccgctgtttacaaacacgcaagcggagccctttgtctgggcaacacggccgcggaaacgcaaaggaaaaggggaaacagagccggcgttctcatcagagtaagacgccgtgcaaatcgacccccgctacccactattctactggcaaatgttcagtctctggataacaagctctgcgagctgaaagcgcggatctctttccaacgagatacaagggactgctgcattatatgccttacggaaacttggatgtctgcggagattccagactcagccattgaacccgcggggttctccgtgcaccgagcggacagagcgaaagacctctcaggtaaaagcagaggtggtggtgtatgttttgtgatcaacaaatcctggtgtgatcagaggaacgtacattctatcaagtctttctgctctcctgatctggaatttctcatgtttctgtgtcgaccattctggctaccgagggaattcacagcggtcattatcactgccgtgtacattcccccacaagccgacacagaccgggcactcaaggaactgcatgggagtataagtgagcaggaaaccgcgcaccctgaggccgcgttcattgtgaccggggactttaataaagccagtttaaaatcagtcataccaaaataccaccagcacattagtttcaacacacgaggggaccgggttttggaccattgctactctcccttccgggatggctacaaatctctccctcgcccaccatttggcaaattggaccactcttccattctgcttctgccagcttacaggcagaaactgaaacaggaagcacccaccctcagaacgacccagtgctggtcagaccaatcagattccacgctacaagactgttttgatcacacggactgggagatgttccggtccgcctctgatgacgacatcgagctttacgctgatagcgtaatgtgcttcatcaaaaagtgcgtggaggacgtggttccgaccagaaaaatacggatctatccgaatcagaaaccatggataaataacgatgctcgcgcggcacttaatgtgctgACCTCTGCTtataattccgggaacgcggaggagcataaacaagccagttatgccctccgaaaaactatcagaaccgcaaaacgccagtacaggagcaagattgaaggacagtttaacaccaccaactctagaagcatgtggcagggaattaacatcatcacggactttaaagggaataaaaactccgccatgaacactgctgcctctctcccggatgagctaaataatttttatgctcgtttcgagggaaataacaccgccctcgtggagagagctctcgcggctgaagctacagaggttagttcactctccatctctgtagcggatgtaacccgatccttccgacgggtgaatatccgcaaagccgcgggcccagacggcattccgggccgcgtcatcagagcatgcgcgaaccagctggctggtgtttttacgaacattttcaacctttccctctctttgtctgtagtccctacatgctttaaaacatccaccattgtgcctgttccaaaacaatcaaaaataacttgcttaaatgactggcgtcctgttgctctgacccccatcatcagcaaatgctttgagagactaatcagagattacatctgctctgtgctgtctctttctcttgacccgctgcagtttgcttaccgcaacaaccgctccactgatgatgccattgcatctacaatacacactgctctctcccacctggaaaaaaagaacacttatgtgagaatgctgtttgtagactacagctcagcattcaacaccatagtgccctccaagctagatgagaaactccgggctctgggattaaacagctcgctgtgcagctggatcctggacttcctgtcaagcagacaccaggtggttagaataggcagcaacatctcctcatcactgaccctcaacactggagcccagcagggctgtgttcttagcccactactgtattccttgtacacacatgactgtgtggcaacacatagctccaatgccatcattaagtttgctgatgacacgacggtggtaggtctgatcactgacaatgatgaaacagcctacagagaggaggtgcacactctgacacactggtgtcaggagcacaacctctccttcaacgtcagtaagacaaaggagcttgtggtggacttcagaagaaaagacagagaacacagtcccatcaccatcaatggagttcctgggtgtccacatcactgaggaactcacatggtccatccacactgaagtcgttgtgaagaaggctcatcagcgcctcttcttcctgagacggctgaggaagtttggaatgaaccgccacatcctcacacggttctacacctgcactgtagagagcatcctgactggctgcatctccgcctggtatggcaatagcaccgcccacaaccgcaaagcactgcaaagggtggtgcgaactgccagacacatcatcggaggtgagcttccctccctccaggaaatatatacaaggcggtgtgtgaaaaaagctcggaggatcatcagagactccagccacccgagccatgggctgttctcactgctaccatcaggtaggcggtatcgcagcatcaggacccgcaccagccgactccatgatagcttcttcccccaagcaatcagacttctgaactcttgatctcccacgatcaaaatacttcagcactgcactttattacccttactcttatatctcacaccggactgtcataaattatattattattatattatattctctcttaacaacttactatcaaccgacagcctgaatgtcaatacagtacaatactgtacattctatatatatatatatatatatatatatatatatatatatatatatatatataccttttttatatttttattttttatttgtattgaataatgtgtatctatatagtgtgtattgtatactgtacagtgtatgttattatttgtatactgttgagtgtaattatgtgtataacagatgtttaaattgtgttgtgttaatttgatgttattgtaaattggtactttctcatcactgtcatgactgctatgttgatcggaactgcacccaagaatttcacacaccattgcacttgtgtatatggctatgtgacaataaagtgatttgatttgatttgtttgaccttgagtaatctaatggaatacgttacaaattacattttacagcatgtattctgtaatctgtagtggaatacatttcaaaagtaactctcccaaccctgactgtgcTGTCCTGCCACAAACATGGAGAGAGAATTTTGGGGGTTAAGCATGAGCGAGCAggaaatgtttataaaaataatgtgtCTTACTATTTGAAGCTTACTCTGTTAAGCAAGAAGGAATAGGAGGAACTCTGTGCAGCCACGGCTGTATTTGTAGCTGTGTTTATACATCGACTTTTGGCTAAAAAAGACATAAACAGTCTGCTCTGTTTATGGCTGggcaatatgaaaaaaataaaaataataataattctcaatttttatcaaatttatGGACAATTCATGattcttttaaatgtactccaacatgatttaaattgtatgttttttattagaatccaaggcaacctggttagagaaatccaagttatTTTCATTATAGggaacaaaggtgtgcaagaaaaatttacaaatgcaccacagggggaagttgtcaacagagtgtaaaataatttatcattacaattcaactagcaaagtttgtcaaaatgatcgcttgccaatgttggctatagatgcagtacacttgaagcacgtcacagaacaaagcaataattagcgatctatctgaatcattaTGGCAAAAGGAGCGGCGGATGTTTGATTCCtccatatatagcctctccatgatttgaaatgaagcgcccATAACTGTCACATAACTAATACTTTTTTATGGGtgaaaagaaaggagaccgttcatcaacatgcgcacgccgaggccagttatggtcttaacccggtgtatacctgcatgatagacgagctgagctacaatcatactgggaatattactgctgtcttttatatcagtctccgtgttgttaacctgtcacgctCATTTGGAGCGCGCCACACACATGTAGCTGATCAGATCAGGGGTGGCATTAAGACAAGCgtaatgaattatttttatctCCCTTATTCAGTCTTTGGTGGATTTACAGCATATCTAACTTTAGTTTTTGCaatatgtttttgcaaaatgtcaaaaaaaaaaaaaaagttctacctttttttttttttttttggtgagttCCACAGCTGCATCTGAACCTCCTGCCATATATTCTACTAATAAATGGGCAAAGCAGAAACTGGGTTGAGTTATTATGCTGCAGCAGAAGTCTAGATGGGATATGTGAGATAAGTGTAATGGTATAATTGCTAGCGTGTTTTGCAGGATACAAGATCGTCTGGACTGAGTATCGGCTGAAGGTAGGACACTGCCAACTTCTCAGTGGACTCTGATTCATAACGGGCTTGGCAACTGTGAGACCAGCAGCTGGAAAACTAGGAGACCAGTGTTAGTTAGGTAGTTTAGGGAATTAGATTCTTCCTTGGGTCAGTTTTAGGAATTCCTAAAACAGAAGCAATCACACTGAGTAGATACCTCCAGAATTAGTAATCAACACCTTTATCAACCGTGCATTTATGTATAGTTTATGATTGCCAGAAGGTTTCCAGTATCCAATTGAAGgcctgaacaaaacaaaatgttcaaatgtGTGATGGAGAAGTTTGCtttagaatcaaagcacatgcttataaTGTTTAACCTAAAAGAGAGAAACTCATTTTTAATGCAGAGcagataaaaacaaatttttttgccAACAGGCAGTATCATTTCATTTCATACTTGTCCCtctaaaaattaatttggacaaTTTGTTGTTTTCTCTTTAGACTTGAaggtgaaagaggaaagtcaagaactgaatgaagagcACTGTCAGAATTCTTCTAAATTCATAAAAGAAGAAAAACCTTTTAGTTTCTCACAGAGTGAAAAACgaaaaaaagcaaaacatccCTTAAACTGCTGTAAGCTTGGACATAGTTTGACAGAGAAAAGAATCCCTACAAGTTCcagaagaattcacactggagagaagccattcacctgccatcagtgtgggaagagttttaaATATCATAGAAATCTTAATaggcacatgagaattcacactgcagAGAAGCTTTTCACATGTCATCAGTGTGGAGAGAGTTTTGCACTAAACCGAGATCTACTGAGGCAccagagaattcacactggagagaagcctttcacatgcacaCAGTGTGGAAAGAATTTCACAAAAAAAGGAAACCGAGATATTCACATGATGATTCACACTGCAGAGAAGCCTTTTATCTGCCATCTGTGTGGGAAAAGTTTTAAAAATCATGGAAACCTAAATAAGCACatcagaattcacactggagagaagcctttcacatgcactcagtgtggaaTGAGTTTCACATTTCATGGAATCCTTCGATTGCATATgcgagttcacactggagagaaaccttacacatgtcatcagtgtggaaaCGGTTTCACACAGAAAGGAAACCTTGATATGCACATGCGAGTTCATACTGGTGAGAAGCTTTTTACgtgtcatcagtgtggaaagggtttcacGCGTAAAGGAAGATTTGATTTACACATGCAAATTCACACTAGAGAGAAACCTTTCACCTGTCATCAGTGTGGAAACGGTTTCATAAAAGCAAGAAGTCTCAAAACTCATCGGTGTTCTGCAGCGGAATCAGTCGAAAAAACACACCTGAACACGCTGTAGTGTGTCAACTcaacttaaaattttaaggcAACTTGCTGCACAGCTTTTTTGAGTTTACTAAATTTTTGGGTCTAGTAGTTCATTTAACTCAATTTACAGAGGTAAGGTCTTGTGTTCACTGAACTTGTACTCTTTTGTTCAGCTGATGATTTAAACTAGTAATGTTTTCTTGACATGACTCAAAGTATGTTCTGAGgacttgtgttttacttaaaaaGGTGTTTTATTCCAGTTAACATTAtataaaacaatcaaataaaGCTAGAACTGCAGGCTTATGGTTTtgttccaactttttttttttaaaccccacaacagcagcaacaactatttttttttttttttcacatttacaaTTTGAACAAATGCTAATGCCAGACTTTTAACTATAGAATAAAGAAAATGACTACAATTAAGAACAAAtgcatatttaataatataatatacatatatatttataacatacATAAATCTTAAATGCGTCCACACATATGGCTATTTAGCAAAATAGCTCACAAATGCAAGTTAATGTCAGAGAAAGAGTTTAGTTTTAAGGGACTTCACAGTTGCAGAGCAATTAGTGCCCATATTCATGAAGACCTTTTGGGTACCATACTCAATATCCAAGGCAAAGAGAAAGCCAGACATGTTAGAAACTGCAAATTGCAGGTCTTTCATCTTTCAACACAATCACCTCCACATTCGGCAATGTGATAGACATGGCAAAATcatcttattttttttcccctctataCAATCCAATGCAATGGggaccaaaactttcaagctcacaaaaggacatgaaggcagcataaaggtaatccatacaactcaagtgattttaatccatgtcttctgaagtaatacaaTCGGTTTGgggtgaaaaacagaccaaaatgttactccttttcCACTGCAAAAgtattggaccccattgacttacattttaTGGATAAAACATttcatacattcttcaaaatatctgtgTGCtccaccgaagaaagaaagttacatgagtttgagatggaataagggtgagtaaataatgagaaatataatatttgggtgaacaattcctttaataatgttaatctcagtcacaaTTCAATTTTAGTGCATCTTtcatataatgtaagtgaatggtgactgagtctgtcattaatgttcatttaattaaattgtgtACCCAATCGCACTGAATCACTCTGGATTTGAATCACAAACCACAGAATCATGAATGGAATCGATTTATGGTcaataattatgctgccttcatgtgctattggaattatcgtaaatatgaaTTTCCCACTCTgcagttgcacatgaatgacccctcaaatCGTAATTACAACTGGGAAACTTTCAGTTCTAAACTTTCAGaatggtggaggagagtacagttactttagtgaatgacaggttttactCATTTCTCTAAATACAGTTAATTTTTGGCGTTTactgttttggtcatattcatttatgtatagtactgtgcaaccgttttaggcacttaagatgtttcacaaaagcatttgtcttaagatggttatttatatcttcagctttagtgtgtcaataggaaatacaggtgcgtctcaataaattagaatgtcgtggaaaagttcatttatttcagtaattcaactcaaattgtgaaactcgtgtattaaataaattcaatgcacacagactgaagtagtttaagtctttggttcttttaattgtgatgattttggctcacatttaacaaaaacccaccaattcactatctcaacaaattagaatatggtgacatgccaatcagctaatcaactcaaaacacctgcaaaggtttcctgagccttcaaaatggtctctcagtttggttcactaggctacacaatcatggggaagactgctgatctgacagttgtccagaagacaatcattgacacccttcacaaggagggtaagccacaaacattcattgccaaagaagctggctgttcacagagtgctgtatccaagcatgttaacagaaagttgagtggaaggaaaaagtgtggaagaaaaagatgcacaaccaacggagagaaccgcagccttatgaggattgccaagcaaaatcgattcaagaatttgggtgaacttcacaaggaatggactgaggctggggtcaaggcatcaagagccaccacacacagacatgtcaaggaatttggctacagttgtcgtattcctcttgttaagccactcctgaaccacagacaacgtcagaggcgtcttacctgggctaaggagaagaagaactggactgttgcccagtggtc contains the following coding sequences:
- the LOC127442956 gene encoding gastrula zinc finger protein XlCGF8.2DB-like, yielding MEFIKEESEDMTYETPCRIKSEETEEQIDLKVKEESQELNEEHCQNSSKFIKEEKPFSFSQSEKRKKAKHPLNCCKLGHSLTEKRIPTSSRRIHTGEKPFTCHQCGKSFKYHRNLNRHMRIHTAEKLFTCHQCGESFALNRDLLRHQRIHTGEKPFTCTQCGKNFTKKGNRDIHMMIHTAEKPFICHLCGKSFKNHGNLNKHIRIHTGEKPFTCTQCGMSFTFHGILRLHMRVHTGEKPYTCHQCGNGFTQKGNLDMHMRVHTGEKLFTCHQCGKGFTRKGRFDLHMQIHTREKPFTCHQCGNGFIKARSLKTHRCSAAESVEKTHLNTL